In the Chromatiaceae bacterium genome, one interval contains:
- a CDS encoding nuclear transport factor 2 family protein: MSFPDPAAAEAAFYAAFRDLDLDTMRSVWVDSDNTSCIHPGGALLQGSAAILASWEEIFRDSQPPRVEHRLIQASADGGLAVHTVEENVSTGTGNRRALILATNVYGYLDGGWRMLAHHASLPLVESAEGDSRRASLH; this comes from the coding sequence ATGTCCTTTCCCGACCCAGCAGCCGCCGAAGCGGCGTTCTATGCCGCGTTTCGCGACCTCGACCTCGACACGATGCGCTCCGTGTGGGTCGACTCGGACAACACCAGTTGCATCCATCCGGGCGGCGCCCTGCTGCAGGGCAGTGCCGCGATACTGGCCAGCTGGGAGGAGATCTTCCGCGACAGCCAGCCACCGCGCGTGGAACACCGCCTGATCCAGGCCAGCGCGGACGGCGGACTCGCCGTGCACACCGTGGAGGAAAACGTCAGCACCGGCACCGGAAATCGGCGCGCACTGATACTCGCGACCAACGTCTACGGCTATCTCGATGGGGGCTGGCGGATGTTGGCGCACCATGCCTCACTGCCATTGGTCGAATCCGCCGAAGGCGACTCGCGCCGCGCCTCTTTGCACTGA
- a CDS encoding DUF1269 domain-containing protein, whose amino-acid sequence MRRRLYFVVPDLRSAETIEKELLLAKIEDAHIHFLARDGSNMGRLHLANLLQRSDLLHGIGIGLVSGGITGALAGVGLSFYPQLGDSIGLGGILILAVVFAMIGSWVSGMIAVSIPNSRLRRFQPAIDRGQILLMVDVPVRRVGEIRDLIMSHHPEAQAKGQEAQIPAFP is encoded by the coding sequence ATGCGTAGACGGTTGTACTTTGTCGTACCGGACCTGCGGTCCGCAGAAACCATCGAAAAAGAGCTGTTGCTGGCGAAGATCGAAGACGCGCACATCCATTTCCTGGCCAGAGACGGCAGCAACATGGGGCGCCTGCACCTCGCCAACCTGTTGCAGCGATCGGACCTGCTGCACGGGATCGGGATCGGCCTGGTCAGCGGCGGCATCACCGGTGCGCTCGCCGGCGTCGGTCTGTCGTTTTATCCGCAATTGGGAGATTCGATCGGATTGGGCGGCATCCTGATACTGGCCGTGGTGTTCGCGATGATCGGCTCCTGGGTGTCGGGCATGATCGCGGTGAGCATCCCCAACTCGCGTCTGCGGCGATTCCAGCCGGCCATCGATCGTGGCCAGATCCTGCTGATGGTCGACGTTCCGGTCAGACGGGTCGGTGAGATCCGCGATCTGATCATGAGCCATCATCCCGAGGCCCAGGCCAAGGGGCAGGAGGCACAGATCCCTGCGTTTCCGTGA
- a CDS encoding alpha/beta fold hydrolase yields MKKFLLIAAVVLFTAWRPAQADVLVLVHGYLGTAHSWAESGALGRLQQRGYQLVGILGYSPQGVLVQRLQTGTSERPMYAVNLPSQAPVVIQADWLAAMLREVRKRHPDEPINLAAHSAGGIVARMMLVRHGALGVQHLITIATPHFGTGRAIQALEATDSSGMFGFIKSWLVRRYTGDALYATAKISRGLLLDLTPPTPGNLLFWLNQQPHPKIRYTSIMRIGTFYMPGDHMVPPISQDLNRVPALYGRVKTYSMAQGHLLTPQDGDLIGNLLAARKPAAK; encoded by the coding sequence ATGAAGAAGTTTCTGCTGATCGCGGCCGTCGTCCTGTTCACCGCCTGGCGACCTGCGCAGGCGGATGTCCTGGTGCTGGTGCACGGTTATCTCGGAACCGCACACAGCTGGGCTGAATCCGGCGCACTGGGCCGATTGCAACAACGCGGTTACCAGCTGGTCGGGATTCTCGGCTACAGCCCGCAGGGCGTCCTGGTGCAACGCCTGCAAACCGGTACCAGCGAGCGCCCCATGTACGCCGTGAACCTGCCGTCGCAGGCGCCGGTCGTGATACAGGCCGACTGGCTGGCGGCGATGTTGCGCGAGGTACGCAAGCGCCATCCGGACGAACCGATCAACCTTGCGGCCCACTCGGCCGGCGGCATCGTGGCGCGGATGATGCTGGTACGTCACGGTGCGCTCGGTGTGCAGCACCTGATCACGATCGCCACGCCTCATTTCGGGACAGGACGGGCCATCCAGGCGCTCGAGGCGACCGACAGCAGCGGCATGTTCGGATTCATCAAGAGCTGGCTGGTCAGGCGCTACACCGGTGACGCCCTGTATGCGACCGCCAAGATCAGCCGCGGCCTGTTGCTCGACCTGACCCCGCCCACGCCGGGTAATCTGCTGTTCTGGCTGAACCAGCAGCCGCATCCGAAGATCCGCTACACGAGCATCATGCGGATCGGCACCTTCTACATGCCGGGCGACCACATGGTGCCGCCGATCAGTCAGGACCTGAACCGGGTCCCGGCCCTGTACGGGCGCGTCAAGACCTACTCGATGGCCCAAGGTCACCTGTTGACGCCACAGGACGGCGACCTGATCGGCAACCTACTGGCCGCCCGCAAGCCGGCCGCCAAGTAG
- a CDS encoding DUF3108 domain-containing protein → MRPGLCIACLSWFAGSLLAAYSTFAGGEQLAYRVSYKGVFSFGEAMPIADLTLRADAADGEHGLAAVSLDATSAPYALVESLYPIRYRLRSWAEPGQGDLVAFESYEHTRKRRHRLYLRSTGRAMVRLDLESGAGREQLAQLIAGGRPDSVPPEAELFDRLGLLQWLRAQRLSEGAEFRLPVTNGEDDLVYRVRVEAAQTLHLDGGAYAAWKLRMDGSRVDHAGAQEPVHRPVYLWLSRDARHLPLRVDSRHPIGLFRVELRPSDDDRLAAATD, encoded by the coding sequence ATGAGACCTGGGTTGTGTATCGCGTGCCTTTCGTGGTTCGCGGGCAGTCTGCTCGCGGCGTATTCCACGTTTGCTGGCGGCGAACAGCTGGCGTACCGGGTCAGCTACAAGGGGGTGTTCTCGTTTGGCGAGGCGATGCCGATCGCTGACCTGACGCTGCGTGCCGATGCCGCTGACGGCGAACACGGCCTCGCCGCGGTCTCGCTGGACGCGACGTCGGCGCCGTACGCGCTGGTCGAGTCGCTGTACCCGATCCGCTATCGCCTGCGCAGCTGGGCGGAACCGGGACAAGGCGACCTGGTGGCGTTCGAGTCGTACGAGCACACGCGCAAGCGCCGTCACCGCCTATACCTGCGCAGTACCGGCCGCGCGATGGTCCGGCTCGACCTGGAATCCGGAGCCGGGCGCGAACAGCTGGCACAGCTGATCGCCGGGGGGCGCCCCGATTCGGTGCCGCCGGAAGCCGAGTTGTTCGACCGGTTGGGTTTGCTGCAATGGCTGCGCGCGCAGCGACTGAGCGAGGGTGCGGAATTTCGCCTCCCGGTGACCAATGGCGAGGACGATCTGGTCTACCGGGTGCGCGTCGAGGCGGCCCAGACGCTACACCTCGACGGCGGCGCCTACGCCGCGTGGAAACTGCGCATGGATGGCAGCAGAGTCGACCATGCCGGCGCACAGGAACCGGTACACCGCCCGGTATACCTGTGGCTGAGCAGGGATGCGCGACACCTTCCGTTGCGCGTGGACAGCCGCCACCCGATCGGTCTGTTCCGGGTCGAACTGCGGCCCTCGGACGACGACAGGTTGGCTGCCGCGACGGACTGA